From Salvelinus namaycush isolate Seneca chromosome 9, SaNama_1.0, whole genome shotgun sequence:
ctttcactgctatgcgggtgacacagctgtacatttcaatgaaacatggtgaagccccaaaattgccctcgctggaagcctgtgtttcagacataaggaagtggatggctgcaaacgttctacttttaaactcggacaaaacagagatgcttgttctaggtcccaagaaacaaagagatcttctgttgaatctgacaattaatcttgatggttgtacagtcgtctcaaataaaactgtgaaggacctcagcgttactctggaccctgatctctcttttgacaaacatatcaagactgtttcaaggacagctttttccatctacataacattgcaaaaatctgaaactctgtccaaaaatgatgcagaaaaatgaatccatacttttgttacttctatgttagactactgcaatgctctacttcccggctacccggataaagcactaaataaacttcagttagtgctaaacacggctgctagaatcctgactagaaccaaaaaatttgatcatattactccagtgctagcctccatacactggcttcctgttaaggcaagggctgattaaggttttactgctaacctacaaagcattacatgggcttgctcctagctatctttccgatttggtcctgccgtacatacctacacatacgctacgatcacaagatgcaggcctcctaattgtccctagaatttctaagcaaacagctggaggcagggctttctcctgtagagctccatttttatggaatggtctgcctacacatgtgagagacgcagactcggtctcaacctttaagtctttactgaagacttatctcttaagtaggtcatatgattgagtgtagtctggcccaggtgtgtgaaggtgaacggaaaggctctggagcaacgaactgcccttgctgtctctgcctggccggttcccctctctccactgggattctctgcctctaaccctattacaggggctgagtcactggcttactggtgttcttccatgccgtccctaagaggggtgcgtcacttgagtgggttgagtcgctgacgtggtcttcctgtctgggttggcgcccccccttgggttgagccgtggcggagatctttgtgggctatactcggccttgtctcaggatggtaagttggtggttgaaaatatccctctagtggtgtgggggctgtgctttggcaaattgggtggggttatatcctgcctgtttggccctgtccgggggtatcattggatggggccacagtgtctcctgacccctcctgtctcagcctccagtatttatgctgcagtagtttagaCACTgggtgccgtctttcagatgggacgttaaacgggtgtcctgactctctgaggtcattaaagatcccatggcacttatcgtaagagtaggggtgttaaccccggtgtcctggttAAATTCCCAATccggccctcaaaccatcacggttgcctaataatccccagtttacaattggctcattcattcctctcctctcccctgtaactattccccaggttgttgctgtaaatgagaatgtgttctcagtcaacctacctggtaaaataacagataaataaataaaatgtgtcggggggctagggtcagtctgttatacctggagtatttctcctatcttatccggtgtcctgtgtgaatttaagtatgctctcgctaattccctctttctctctctctgaggacctgagccctaggaccatgcctcaggactacctggcatgatgactccttgctgtccccagtccaccaggccgtgctgctgctccagtttcaactgttctgcctacggctatggaaccctgacctgttcaccggacgtgctacctgtcccagacctgctgtttaactctctagagacagcaggagcggtagagatactctcaatgatcggctatgaaaagccaactgacatttactcctgaggtgctgacttgttgcaactactgtaattattattatttgaccatgctggtcatttatgaacatttgaacatcttggccatgttctgttataatctccacccggcacagccagaagaggactggccaccccttatagcctggttcctctttaggaTTCTTccaaggttttggcctttctagggagtttttcctagccaccgtgcttctacacctgcattgcttgctgtttggggttttaggctgggtttctgtacagcactttgagatatcagctgatgtaagaagggctatataaatacatttgattagggggaaaaacaatttaatagaTTTTataatcaggctgtaacataacatgtTGGAAAAgacaagggttctgaatactttcccaatgcactgtatatttattaAAGCCCTTTCAATGGAGAAACTCCATTATTAGTCTAAGACTACACTTAATCTTTGTCCGGGAAAACAAACTATAATGACAAGCCCATCTTATGCAATTAAACTGGCCCGTCTCTGATGCAGTACATACGTGTGTGTTGAGGCGGTAGGACATGAGCTCAAACTCTCCATCGGGAGGAATGAAAGAAATGGTGCGGTCATTCTCAAAGCGGGACAGACGCACACACTGGTGGAACTTCGTGTCCTCCAGCTCCACTGATTTACTCTTCCCACCTGTGATGAGCACAGCAATAGAAAAATATGGAGAGTTGGAGGGCATTAGAGGATTGGTCTTGGTACAAGTACAGTTCTGAGAAAAATGAAAGCTATGTTTAATTGAAATAGATTTAGAGGTAAGAGctgaatcctaacttgagatatGTGTGCACAACTCCAACTGTCTTGAAAATCATGCATTGCTGTCTATGGGAAATTGTGAGCAAAAGGCTAAGTGTCTAAAGTTAGGGCTGAGAATCCACACAGAAACAGCTTTGAAATCTACATGCATTTGTCTTTTAACTGAACTGTAACCCATCCAGTGGTAAACAGTGCAGAGGAACTCACGGCCAGTGTTCTCAAAGAGAACTTTGTCGTTGAGCCCCAGACGCAGCTCAGGCATCCCTGACAGGAACACCCGCATCTTGATGGAGCCCACGATCTCACTGCGCAGCACATTACCATTCGCACTGACCTGCACATACATGAGAAAAGGGGAAGTAGACATTTTACAACAATTGCTCAAATGTGTCTAAGATCAAATGGTTGATAGTATTTCAATAAAACATTGAATGATTTTGTCATAGACAAAAATAAACATTGCAAGCCACGACTGTATTAGAGGGAAGGGAGTGTTAGAACACAACGTGACAAGGCGCCTCACCAGAAGATTAACAGACTCAATGACGTCCAGGAAGACTTCATTCTTCCTGTACTTGATGCCCTCTGACCTCCAGGACACTGCGTTGGTGACGGTTGCAGGGGGGCGCGGGCCCCCCGTGTCTAGCTTGTGCCCCTCTTGGGTGATGTACCTAAAAACcaacagagacaaacagggtGAGAGGATAGGACAACAATGACAGATACCACTCTGTCTGCAGCCATACTGGGTGCTTAGGTGAAATTCTAGATTTACGGTACATACACTACTGTAGATCACTACGTATCTTGTGTTTAACTTGGAGGAATTTGAAAATGTTTAATGGAAGCAAAACATAGGTTTGTACAGAGTTTAGGAGACTGATTAAGGGCTGGAGAGGATACTCACTCTTGAAGGATCTTGCTGTCAGTGGTCTGGGGGTAGCCAAAGTCCATCAACTCATCCATCAACTCATAGATGATGACAAAGTTATCTCTGATACTCTCCTCTTCCAACTCCTTAAAATACTCTGAGAAAACCTGAAGAGACAAAAGGACTTGAATAAAGTTACCCACCTGCATTTTCTCATGAAGTTGGTAGCAGTGCATCATATAATAATTCAAAGACAAGCTATAACACATTTCTTACCAGTTAAACATCTGTAATAACCTATGGGTAATAATTGGCCAAATAAGACTACGATTTTCATCACCCTCTATAGTAAACACTCTACTGAACACCATTTTATACCGCATAATAGACAAAATATGCAACTCACCTGAATAATTTTGTAGAGGAAAGAGAAGACCAATGAGACACAAGCATTTTTCTTAGACGTTGCTACAACTGATTGAAAATATGTTAAGGTGAAGTTGATGTGGGGCTGATAAGTAAAACTAACATGAGCTGGAAAAGGAGGTCAGTTTGAGAAATAACTGAAAGTGGTATTTACTGGAAGTGATCCTTTTGTGAGCTCTCAGGGAGTAGTAGTATATTTGACATAAGCAATCAAACCAACCATCACTCCCTTTTACCAAGCGCAAGTATAATTTTCCCATTTGTATTGGGTGCTCTAATATTGGAAAGGCAAAGGAATATTGAGGCAGTAGTAGGATGAGTGAGTGGCAGTAAGGATACGGTACAGGTTGTTGTGTTTGATCCACATGAAGCGGACACCTCCGTGGGCCAGGATAGGGGATAAgttaccctcctcctctctgtccatgAGGATGGGCATAAAGTGCTCAATCTCTGACATGTCCACATCTCCTCTGTAGTTACGGCAAACCAGAACCTGAAAAGGTGAAACAAAACAACAGGAACTTACTCTCACTTTCTCTATCCTTcatgttaggacatctacatcgCCTGTGTCTCCTGACGACATCCTGAACAGGAATCACTGGCAATGTATTCATATCTTCCATTGTCCTTGATATGGAACACAAAAATCTACATAATTGGACTATGCATTTGAGCTGTCACACACAGCGGACAGTTTTTTTTAGGCACACCACCCGGTTCAAATGGTTCGCTCCTATGTACGTTGAGTGACGTGGCTTGCTATAaaaagcaggcagacagaggcATTCAGTTaatgttcgattgaacgttagaatgggcaaagcGAGTGACCTAAGAGACTGatcgtggtatgatcgtcggtgcagGGCGTGTTGGACTTTCCACACACAACTATGTTTAGGATTTACTGAGAATGGTGCaataaacaaaaaacatccagtcatcagcagtcctgtgggtgaaaacagctcattgatgagaggttgaaggagaatggcaagactCTTGCaagccacaaacaggcaaataatggcacagtacaacagtggtgtgcagaatggaATCTCGTAACGCACAACTCGCCGGTCCTTGTCACGGACGGGCTATTGCAGCAGAGGCCCATACATGGTTATCACAAAAACGACtcgtgggcacgcgatcaccactGGACTATTGAGGAGCGGTCCAACGAATTccagttcctgttgcgtcatgctgatggcagagtcaggatttggcataagATGCATGAGTCCATGGCCACATCGTGGCTGTGTCAAAGGTACAGGCTGAtcgcggtggtgtaatggtgtggggaatgttttcctggcacacgttaggtcccttaatatcaattgagcaatgtttccatGCACCGAAGCATTccggctgttctggaggcaaagggggaaCCGACCCGGTAGGAGacgggtgtacctaataaattaGCCTTTGGATGAGGGCAACTGTTGGTGGTCACGACAACCATGGATTATAACACCTCTCGTCTACTATTCACAAGGCCACCACCATTATCATAATCATCTTCATTGCAGAATTTGTCTTTAATGCATCACGTGATCCAATGAAACAGTCCATTCAAAACCAGTCCAGCTGGTggggtagctagctaagtaacaTTATTTTCCCGCGGTTTTCAAAGCACTACTGATCTGATCGTTTCAAAAGGAACATTATTACGTGATCAATGATGTCCGAAGATTCGTTTGATCACATGGTTTTTCAAACGTGTGTTGCAAAATGCGAGATGCCACTGATGTCGCCGTGGTTCCGGTGAATTCTATGACTCCAAGCTGCTTTCAAACACGGACCTCTACTGGACACCGTACTTACAATGTACCGTATATAGACTTTTTCATGTAGCGTCACATGAACGATAGCTCAGCAGGTAGTCGCGGGGTCTAGAACACTCAAATGACAGGGAATGGGgcgaaggcatttaaaaaaaaaaaaaatgttttatgtgaCACCACATCATTTCTGCACATTGTTACTCAAATATGCACTATGCAGACACTGCTCAGTTACTTCCTGGTtgttaaaattctaatagtttgcctaatttcagtgtgtgtgacaaaacaggcaagtgtagtgtagagaatcattgtattttacctttatttaaccaggtaagctagttgaaaacaagttctcatttacaactgcgacctggccaagataaagcaaagcagttcgacacaaacaacacagagttacacatggaataaacaagcgtactatcaataacacaatagaaaaaataaagtctatatacagtgtgtgcaaatggagtgaggtggtaaggcaataaataggccatagtagcaaaatTAATTAAAATTTAGCAaaataacactggagtgatagatgagcagatggtgatgtgcaaatagaaatactggtgtgcaaaagagcagcaaagtaaatagaAACAATATGGGgctgaggtaggtagattgggtgggctatttacagatgggctatgtacagctgcagcgatcggttagctgctcagatagctgatgtttaaagttagtgagggaaatataagtctccagcttcagcgatttttgcaattcgttccaatcattggcagcagagaactggaaggaaaggcggccaaaggaggtgttggctttggggatgaccagtgagatatacctgctggagtgcgtgctacgggtgggtgttgttatcgtgaccagtgagctgtgaTAAGGAGGAGCTTTACCTAACagacttagatgacctggagccagttggtcTGGCGactaatatgtagcgagggccagccgactagagcatacagttcgcattggtgggtggtataaggggcatTGGAGACAAAACGGACGGGACTGTGATAGAccgcatccagtttgctgagtaaagtactggaagctattttgtaaatgacatcgccgaagtcgaggatcggtaggatagtcagttttacgagggtatgtttggcggcgtgagtgaagccggctttgttgcgaaataggaactggagatgtttaatatgagtctggaaggagagtttatagtctagccagacacctaggtatttgtagttgtccacatattctaagtcagaaccgtccagagtagtgatgctagacgggcgggcgggtgtgggcagcgaatggttgaaaagcatgcatttggttttactagcgtttaagagcagttggaggccacggaaggagtgttgtatggcattgaagctcgtttggaggttagttaacacaatgtccaaagaagggccagatgtatacagaatggtgtcgtctgcgtagaggtggatcagggaatcacccgcagcaagagcgacatcgttgatatatatacagagaagagagtcggcccgagaatttaaccctgtggtacccccatagagactgccagaggtccggacaacaagccctccaatttgacacattgaactctgtctgagaagtagttggtgaaccaggccaggcagtcatttgagaaaccaaggctgttgagtatgccgataagaatgcggtgattgacagagtcgaacgccttggccaggtcgatctaaactgctgtgaaatatattttccataaccaaaaatattgtattttcagctgtttgaagctcgTGTACCAAACCGAAAGTAAAATAATGAAAAGTAAAACTTAAGACCgtaaagcatagaaatagcacacatagaacatatcAACCTCGTCTTACTTGCTTTCACCGAGAATGACTGATCTATAACTTACTTTTCTATGCAAATTTTGTTGGGTCGCCCAAAAAcctacatattgcagctttaaacaaTTACTTGTCTTGAGGATCTTAGATAATACCATAGATTCCGTTTTTGATAGCAAAAAAATGTGATTCAAAGCAAAAAAAGGAAAGCATAATGTAAGGTACTTATCTGCAATGCAATGGTAACTAATTGTAGGCTACGAAGACGAGCGAATAACCGCTGCACCATTGAAATTTGATGAATAGTGTGGAAAAAAACGTATAAAACATCAAACGGTACTTTTCATTGCTGACCAGAAGatgtcatttacattttagtcacttagcagacgctcttatccagaacgacttatgTATGTGAGTTCATACattttaacaaaaaaaaaaatgtgtactGGAACCGGCACGCTTGGCACCGACGATCATCACTAACGTGCATTGTTAAAAAGTTCCGAGTAATTAACCGTTTTTCGGCACAATTTGGTAAAAGCCCCAAAGGCTTCAGAAAGCCTCGGTTTCCCATCACTACTTTCCCATGTCAACATAAAGCTCTCAAATTCAATACTCTATATTTTTCTTAGAACGTAAACTAGCTAGCTTTATATTGTAACTTGTTCATCAAATCGTGCAATGCATTATTAGCTAAACATTTTAATGTGAAACACttgttatttagctagctagctaacgttagctaacccaAATCTGTCATGTCCTCTTACCTTGCCTTTGAGGTCTAACACGTAAACAGCACTTGCTGACATTTTGCTTCTAGTTCGCCGTAACTTACTACGAGTTGGTGataaatatatttataatatCTAAATATtacaatattaaaaaaaaaaatgcggTAGGGTAGCATCCAACTAGGGGTGCTAGGTGTTTTTCGCTACCATTGACCGGGTTTTGTGCACACGTCACTTCACAAACCAGAAGACACAAAACGTTATATGCGCCACTTCCGGGAAGCTGTCACCGCCTTCTTCTTCGGTGGGGTTtatcggcggttggcatccaacgttatggtgcattaccgccacctactctACTCGAGTGTGAGCCAGAGACAAGGATAAACGAAATCCTACCTGCCAGCCCCGTTGCTCAAAAAATATAAAGTAC
This genomic window contains:
- the LOC120053764 gene encoding AP-1 complex subunit mu-1-like codes for the protein MSASAVYVLDLKGKVLVCRNYRGDVDMSEIEHFMPILMDREEEGNLSPILAHGGVRFMWIKHNNLYLVATSKKNACVSLVFSFLYKIIQVFSEYFKELEEESIRDNFVIIYELMDELMDFGYPQTTDSKILQEYITQEGHKLDTGGPRPPATVTNAVSWRSEGIKYRKNEVFLDVIESVNLLVSANGNVLRSEIVGSIKMRVFLSGMPELRLGLNDKVLFENTGRGKSKSVELEDTKFHQCVRLSRFENDRTISFIPPDGEFELMSYRLNTHVKPLIWIESVIEKHSHSRIEYMIKAKSQFKRRSTANNVEIHIPVPTDADSPKFKTTVGSVKWIPENSEVIWSIKSFPGGKEYLMRAHFGLPSVEAEDKEGKPPISVKFEIPYFTTSGIQVRYLKIIEKSGYQALPWVRYITQNGDYQLRTQ